The DNA region TCAGCACGGCGATCAGGCGTTTCATGGGCGATACCGGTATTCGTCGATCCGGGCGTGCAGCCCGAGCAGGACGAGCCCGCCCGCGAGCAGGGTGCCCGCCGGGATCAGGAACTCCCGTCCGCCGGATTCGGCCGCGGCGGAGGCGTCGGCCGCCACCGCCTTCGCGCCCGCCGTGGCCACCCGGGTGTTGTCCGTCGCCACCGTGGTGGACTGTCTTGCCCGGGCCAGGAACTCGTCGACGGTCACGCCGCATCCCTGCTCCTCGTCGCAGTACCCGGTGAGCAGCTCGGCGAGCCGCCGCTGGCCGGCGTCGTCGGCCGCCTGGATCTGCTGGGACCGCACCGCGGCGACACCGTCGAGCCGCTCCCCGACCGAATCCAGCCTGCCGCGGCTGACCAGCGTGAACACCAGGGCGACCCCGATGGCGGCGATCAGCACGGTGGCCACGAGCAGCGGGACGTTCGCCACCCGCCGGAAACGCTTCCGCAGGTACAGCTGGGTGAAGACCAGCAGCACCAGCAGGGCCAGCACCGGCAGGAGCCACAGCGGGAGCATCGCGAGACTCATCCCGGTGTCCGACAGCTGCCGGTCCAGCGCCTCACGTTGCCTGTCCTGCAACACTTCCAGCTCATCCAGGACACCGCCCGAAGCGTGCAGCAGCCGTGAGGCATGCCAGAGATCGACCGCGCCCAGCACGGCGGCGTCCGGCTGGCGGAAGTGTACGTCGGCCTGTCCGATGGAGCCCGAGTAGGCCGCGACCTGGCTTTCGATCACCTGCAGCGCGTTACCGCCCGCCTCACCCGCCTGGTTGAACTCCGCGACCCGCGCGAGGCTCTGGCTCGCCAGCGCCAGCTGATTCGTGTACTCCTGCCCCGGCCCGGCCAGTCTCGCCTCGCCGGAAGCGAAACTCGCGATCGCGGCGGCGTCGGCGGCCACCAGCGCGGCCCGCGCGGCGGTCACTTCGAGCACCGCCTGCGCGGTGCGGTCACGGACGGTTTCCGCCGTGTTCTGGACGTTTTGGAACGCCCACAGCGAGACCACCAGTACCGCGAGGGTGAGCGCCAGGAGGGCGGTGCGGAGCCGGACCAGCCGCACCCGGGTGGCCGTCACGAAACCGCCTCGCCGAACGGTCTTCCGCAGCCGACGCAGAAGTTCGCCCCGGCGGGTGAAAGCGCGGGGCAGACGGCGCAGGCGACCGGTGTTCCCTCGGGCATCGGCCGATCTTCCTGCGGAAGAGCGATTTCCGAAACCCTCGAGGGGATGACGACGTGCAAGGCGTGGCTGCGGGTCGCGTCCGGCCGCAGCCGCACCACCCCGTTCTCCGCGTCGACGATCTCCACGACCCCGAGAGACGGCTGAGGATCTCTTCGTCGCCCGCGGCGGTGGCCAGGACGACCGCGCGCCCCCAGTCCCGTTCGGCCCCGGCCCGGTCGCCGGCCGCGTAGGCGTCGCCGCCGGCGGTCAGCGCCTCGCCGAGATCGGCCAGCGCGGCGTACTTCGAGACCATCGGGTGAATCAGCGTCGGCGGGATCGGATCGCGCGTCCACCGCCCCGCGATGGCCAGCGCGTCCTCCTCGACCGCGGCTCCCGGCACCGGGACGAGTTCCGTCCACGCCAGCTGGCGATCTTGTCCGAAGCTGGGTTCGAGGTCCGGATCGAGATCCAGGATCAGCTGGTAGTCCCGCGTCTCGTCGCTCGCGAACGAACCGAGCGACAGCTCCTGTTCGCGGACGCCGGCCGCCCGGCACCGGTCGGTGAGGTCGTACTCGTCGGGGAACACCTGCTTGATCGATCGCAGCCTGCTGAACGGCATGGTGCCGATCCGCAGCCGGACCTCGGGTAGCACCTTCGTCATCGCGCTCTCGATCAACTGCCGGAAATCCCCGGCGAGTGCGTCGTCCTCGACGACGGAATCGACGTTGCCGCGCAGGACCCGGCCGATCTGGGTGAGCTCGGCGGGCTCCCAGCCGTCGCCGATCCCCCTGGCGTCGCAGACGAACCGGCCCTCGCAGCTGTTCAGCACGGTCATCAGGTCGGCCCTGGTCTGGGAATCGTTGCGGCCGTCGGTGAGCAGGATGGCGTGGCGGACGGCGTCGGGCACGCCGTCGAAGAGGTCGCGTGCCTTCGCCAGCCAGGCACCCATCGCGGTGCCGCCGACAGCCGCGAGATGCTCGACGGCGGCACGCGCCTCCGCCCTGGTCCGCTCGGAAGCGGTCACCAAGCCGTCCTCGGCCGGGTAGATCGTCTTCGCGCGGTCGGTGCCCTGAATGACCGCGAACCGCACCCCGTCGGGGAGGACGTCGATGGCCGCCGCGGCCGCTCGCCGGGCTTCGCCGATCTTGGTGCTGGGGAACCGCATCGAGCTGGAACAGTCGATCATCAGGACCTCGGCGGCCGTCCTGGCCGCGGACGCCTCGCCGCCACGGGAGACGACGCGGACGATCGCGGTCATCGCCCGGTCCCCCTCGGCCAGGAACTTGTTCTGGTGCACTTCGAGGCCCAGACTCGGTTCCTTCATCTCTCCCCTTTCACACCAGCGTCACCGGTCTCACCGAGTTCGCGAGATCGATCAGCACGTCGTGCGCTTCCGGCGCGGGCGCGTGATGGGCGAGCCGCCGGTACGACCTGTCCAGCACGGTGCGGGCACCCGTCTCGTCCGCGCGCAGGATCTCCCCGCCGGTGATCCCGTCCTGGCCGAGCAGCACCCCCGCCAGCCCGGTCTCGCGCACGGCCGTCACCAGCCGGTCGAAGGCGTCGCCGTCGAGGTCCAACGCGGTCAGCCGGACCACGGCGTCGTCGAGTTCCGCGGACGACGGC from Amycolatopsis sp. EV170708-02-1 includes:
- a CDS encoding vWA domain-containing protein, with the protein product MKEPSLGLEVHQNKFLAEGDRAMTAIVRVVSRGGEASAARTAAEVLMIDCSSSMRFPSTKIGEARRAAAAAIDVLPDGVRFAVIQGTDRAKTIYPAEDGLVTASERTRAEARAAVEHLAAVGGTAMGAWLAKARDLFDGVPDAVRHAILLTDGRNDSQTRADLMTVLNSCEGRFVCDARGIGDGWEPAELTQIGRVLRGNVDSVVEDDALAGDFRQLIESAMTKVLPEVRLRIGTMPFSRLRSIKQVFPDEYDLTDRCRAAGVREQELSLGSFASDETRDYQLILDLDPDLEPSFGQDRQLAWTELVPVPGAAVEEDALAIAGRWTRDPIPPTLIHPMVSKYAALADLGEALTAGGDAYAAGDRAGAERDWGRAVVLATAAGDEEILSRLSGSWRSSTRRTGWCGCGRTRPAATPCTSSSPRGFRKSLFRRKIGRCPREHRSPAPSAPRFHPPGRTSASAAEDRSARRFRDGHPGAAGPAPHRPPGAHPRGTGGLAVGVPKRPEHGGNRP